A window of the Desulfovibrio sp. UIB00 genome harbors these coding sequences:
- a CDS encoding methyl-accepting chemotaxis protein encodes MKLVTKISCGMGMLGVLMALLAGYMLWQMSELNNITSVLAHRNVPVSELAGEINTDTAEYRIMEFRYLIENDAQKASAIKAKLDEVRKTFDREIQEIGDLCISGNAKQCVLDIERGLKKYLDTSKEVLLLRQNGKVDEALALLTGKSHADYEAMTDSIELLVKVSHDNAHARGLKGDSLYATSNAMGIGLTLFAIVLAAASAALIARETNRQLGRDPGELLVVAQRVVDGDFNIDDGHARIGVYGSIIAMVEALKGHIEKARSESENAREQSRQAHEAMDSANAAKDEAQHKTEAMVRAAGKLEKVVQIVSSASTQLSAQIEQAGKGAGHAAQRLAEAATAMNQMNATVQEVARNAGQASVASTDTKDKAEAGADIVQKSLVSIGQVQTVSQELKQDMLQLNTHAQAISQIMGVISDIADQTNLLALNAAIEAARAGDAGRGFAVVADEVRKLAEKTMASTHDVGNAINAIQESTSKSMASTDNALEQVNQATGYASQSGQALNEILETVLGMADQVNAIATASEEQSAASDEINLSIEHVNEMAKQTATAMAEAASAVAELARQSQDLGLLINEMRQE; translated from the coding sequence ATGAAGCTTGTAACAAAAATTTCTTGCGGGATGGGGATGCTGGGTGTTTTGATGGCTTTATTAGCCGGATATATGCTTTGGCAAATGTCGGAACTCAACAACATCACCTCTGTATTGGCGCATCGCAATGTGCCAGTGTCGGAGCTTGCTGGCGAAATCAATACTGACACTGCAGAATACAGAATAATGGAATTCCGTTACCTCATTGAAAATGACGCGCAAAAGGCTTCTGCGATCAAAGCAAAACTTGATGAAGTGCGAAAAACGTTTGATCGGGAAATTCAAGAAATTGGTGACCTCTGTATTTCTGGCAACGCCAAGCAGTGTGTGCTGGATATTGAGCGCGGCCTGAAAAAATATTTGGATACTTCCAAAGAAGTGTTGCTCCTGCGGCAAAACGGCAAGGTAGATGAGGCCCTGGCCCTGCTTACGGGCAAGTCGCATGCTGATTACGAAGCTATGACCGATTCCATTGAACTCCTGGTGAAGGTTTCGCACGACAACGCCCACGCGCGTGGCCTTAAAGGGGACAGCCTGTACGCCACAAGCAACGCCATGGGCATCGGCCTGACCCTTTTTGCCATTGTGCTTGCTGCTGCATCGGCCGCTCTAATTGCGCGCGAAACAAACCGACAGCTTGGCAGAGACCCTGGGGAATTGCTGGTGGTCGCTCAGCGTGTGGTGGACGGGGATTTTAATATTGACGATGGCCATGCCAGAATTGGCGTGTATGGCTCAATCATCGCCATGGTGGAGGCCTTGAAAGGCCATATCGAAAAGGCCAGGAGCGAATCAGAAAACGCCAGAGAACAATCGCGTCAGGCGCACGAAGCTATGGATAGCGCCAATGCGGCCAAGGATGAGGCGCAGCATAAAACGGAAGCAATGGTGCGTGCCGCAGGCAAGCTTGAAAAGGTCGTGCAGATTGTCAGCTCGGCTTCCACGCAGCTTTCTGCCCAGATCGAACAGGCAGGCAAGGGGGCCGGGCATGCTGCGCAAAGACTTGCGGAAGCTGCCACTGCCATGAACCAGATGAACGCCACCGTGCAGGAGGTGGCCCGCAATGCCGGCCAGGCATCTGTGGCATCCACCGATACAAAGGACAAAGCCGAAGCCGGGGCCGACATTGTGCAAAAATCGCTTGTCAGTATCGGCCAGGTGCAGACAGTTTCGCAGGAACTCAAGCAGGATATGCTGCAACTGAACACGCACGCCCAGGCCATCAGCCAGATTATGGGCGTCATTTCAGATATTGCGGACCAGACAAACCTTCTGGCGCTCAATGCCGCCATTGAAGCCGCCCGCGCGGGTGATGCCGGGCGGGGATTTGCCGTGGTCGCCGACGAGGTGCGCAAACTGGCAGAAAAAACCATGGCCTCGACCCATGATGTGGGCAATGCCATAAATGCCATACAGGAGAGCACTTCAAAGAGCATGGCCTCCACGGATAATGCTCTTGAGCAGGTTAACCAGGCAACGGGATACGCCAGCCAGTCCGGGCAGGCTCTCAATGAAATACTGGAAACTGTTTTGGGCATGGCAGATCAGGTCAATGCCATTGCCACTGCCAGCGAGGAGCAGTCTGCCGCCAGTGACGAAATCAATCTGTCGATCGAGCACGTGAACGAAATGGCCAAGCAGACCGCCACCGCCATGGCCGAGGCCGCAAGCGCAGTGGCAGAACTGGCGCGTCAGTCGCAGGATCTCGGGCTGCTGATTAATGAAATGCGTCAGGAATAG
- a CDS encoding sodium:proton antiporter, whose protein sequence is MARFLTVLGALCAALLVPGVVLAGEGHPNIPGAQLSVLWAIPFVCMLLSIAIMPLALPHFWEKHFGKIAAFWGLAFLTPCLLVYGFNVALYEFLHIILLDYVPFLVLLFTLFTIAGGVRLTGSLVGTPAINTGLLAVGTVLASWMGTTGAAMLLIRPLLRANAHRKYRVHSVVFFIFLVANIGGSLTPLGDPPLFLGFLKGVDFFWTTTNLLMKTSLIATILLGIFFVLDTVLFKKEGSPKPEAQAGAAEEKLGLDGKINLLFLLGVVVAVLLSGLHPLGELVSVFGVSVEGQNLLRDVMLLCLAGLSLKFTSRRCRELNGFSWAPIEEVAKLFFGIFISMVPAIAILRAGADGALAPLIHLVSHDGQPVNSMYFWLTGILSSFLDNAPTYLVFFNTAGGDAQHLMHDMPATLAAISAGAVFMGANSYIGNAPNFMVRSIAESDGVPMPSFFGYMAWSVGILVPLFGLLTWLFFI, encoded by the coding sequence ATGGCAAGATTTCTAACGGTGCTCGGCGCCCTGTGCGCCGCGCTTCTTGTGCCCGGTGTCGTTCTCGCAGGGGAGGGACATCCCAATATCCCTGGTGCGCAGCTCTCAGTCCTTTGGGCAATCCCCTTTGTGTGCATGTTGCTTTCGATTGCCATAATGCCTTTGGCATTGCCCCATTTTTGGGAAAAACACTTTGGTAAAATCGCGGCCTTCTGGGGGCTGGCCTTTCTGACGCCCTGTCTTCTGGTTTATGGGTTCAATGTGGCCCTCTACGAGTTTTTGCACATTATCCTTCTGGATTATGTTCCTTTTCTGGTGCTGCTGTTCACGCTCTTTACCATCGCAGGCGGTGTGCGGCTTACCGGTTCGCTGGTTGGGACACCCGCGATCAATACCGGGCTGCTGGCAGTGGGCACTGTGCTGGCCAGCTGGATGGGAACAACCGGCGCGGCCATGCTGCTTATCCGCCCCTTGCTTCGGGCAAACGCGCACCGTAAATACCGTGTTCATTCTGTTGTCTTTTTTATTTTTCTTGTGGCCAATATTGGCGGCTCGCTTACGCCTCTGGGCGATCCGCCGCTGTTTCTGGGTTTTCTGAAGGGTGTGGATTTCTTCTGGACCACAACCAACCTGCTTATGAAAACAAGCCTCATTGCCACAATTTTGCTGGGTATATTTTTTGTCCTTGATACCGTGCTGTTCAAGAAAGAAGGCAGCCCCAAGCCTGAAGCGCAAGCTGGCGCGGCAGAAGAAAAGCTCGGCCTTGACGGCAAGATCAACCTGCTGTTTCTTCTGGGCGTTGTTGTGGCCGTGTTGCTTTCCGGCCTCCACCCTCTGGGCGAACTGGTTTCGGTCTTCGGCGTGTCGGTTGAAGGACAGAACCTGCTGCGCGATGTGATGCTGCTGTGCCTGGCCGGGCTTTCGCTCAAGTTTACGAGCCGGCGCTGCCGGGAACTCAACGGCTTTTCCTGGGCCCCCATTGAAGAAGTTGCCAAGCTGTTCTTTGGCATTTTTATCAGCATGGTTCCCGCCATTGCCATTTTGCGCGCAGGAGCTGATGGTGCGCTTGCTCCCCTGATTCACCTTGTTTCGCACGATGGGCAGCCGGTTAATTCCATGTATTTCTGGCTTACGGGCATTCTCTCCAGTTTTCTGGATAATGCGCCGACCTATCTTGTGTTTTTCAACACTGCAGGCGGCGATGCGCAGCACCTTATGCACGATATGCCCGCCACCCTGGCCGCCATATCTGCGGGTGCCGTTTTTATGGGCGCCAACAGCTACATTGGCAACGCGCCCAACTTCATGGTGCGCTCCATTGCGGAAAGCGACGGCGTGCCTATGCCCAGCTTCTTTGGCTACATGGCATGGTCGGTAGGCATTCTGGTACCCCTGTTTGGACTGTTGACCTGGCTGTTCTTTATCTAG
- a CDS encoding phosphotransferase: MSLQQNDSLSDQAVTQLARQALQQYPPEMQGSLHLLCRSENATFLVQTSNSRYALRVHRENYHSHINIMGELMWLDALQQDTGMVTPKALPTIKGERVLTMRLPDGSHRNIVLFQWIDGEMPTVQLDPRAFRQLGEVAGRLHQHSRQWQKPAGFQRIVWNHESMVGPCAHWGDWRASPGLPREDALLLEAAVNCIGGKLRAYGQTARRYGLIHADLRLTNLLLHKAGTRVIDFDDCGMGWFVHDIATAMSFEEHCPLAPLWLENWLQGYELVSHLDAQDEAMIPHMIMQRRIQMTAWMATHANTEIARNLGAHWLEHTVRLCRRYLEGSMPLGAV, from the coding sequence ATGTCACTCCAGCAAAATGACTCGCTCAGCGATCAGGCCGTGACGCAACTGGCACGGCAGGCATTGCAGCAGTACCCCCCGGAAATGCAGGGAAGCCTGCACCTGCTCTGCCGTTCAGAAAACGCCACATTTCTTGTCCAGACCAGCAACAGCCGTTACGCCCTGCGTGTGCACCGCGAAAATTATCACTCGCACATCAATATAATGGGCGAGCTGATGTGGCTGGATGCCTTGCAGCAAGATACTGGCATGGTCACGCCAAAAGCCTTGCCGACCATCAAGGGCGAAAGGGTGCTGACTATGCGCCTTCCAGACGGATCACACAGAAATATCGTTCTTTTTCAGTGGATTGACGGCGAAATGCCAACAGTGCAGCTAGACCCACGCGCCTTTCGGCAGCTTGGCGAAGTGGCGGGGCGCCTCCACCAGCATAGCCGGCAATGGCAAAAACCGGCAGGCTTCCAGCGCATCGTCTGGAACCACGAAAGTATGGTTGGCCCGTGCGCCCATTGGGGGGACTGGCGGGCAAGCCCCGGCCTGCCACGCGAGGACGCCCTGCTTCTGGAGGCGGCCGTGAACTGTATTGGGGGAAAACTGCGCGCCTACGGCCAGACCGCCCGGCGTTATGGCCTGATTCACGCTGACCTGCGCTTGACCAATCTGCTGCTGCACAAGGCCGGTACGCGCGTCATTGATTTTGACGATTGCGGCATGGGCTGGTTTGTTCACGACATTGCTACGGCCATGAGCTTTGAGGAACACTGCCCGCTGGCCCCCCTCTGGCTGGAAAACTGGCTTCAGGGATATGAGCTGGTCAGTCATCTGGATGCTCAGGATGAAGCCATGATCCCGCATATGATCATGCAGCGGCGTATCCAGATGACAGCATGGATGGCCACCCACGCCAATACCGAGATCGCCCGCAACCTCGGCGCACACTGGCTTGAACACACGGTGCGCCTTTGCAGGCGCTACCTTGAGGGAAGCATGCCCTTGGGCGCTGTATGA
- a CDS encoding DeoR/GlpR family DNA-binding transcription regulator translates to MLRETRLHRILALIAANGHISTERLINELGISRETARRDIIELENQGAARRVHGGLVALDSSTSEPSLKERRTRLEREKRAIARATVLQLQQGQTVFMDAGTTTTALAEELCTMPGLTIVTNSLRAAIILSERDEDKKNDSTVVLVGGRILAGREQTCGEGVIEEIQRWRVDMAILSPVGLDAHHGASSFLPEEAAVARCMAQRASRLCILADHTKLGVISRINYASPREISMLITDAAASDLPCLKELKEILPKVILA, encoded by the coding sequence ATGCTGCGCGAAACCCGCCTGCACCGCATACTTGCCCTCATAGCCGCCAACGGTCATATCAGCACAGAGCGGCTTATCAATGAGCTGGGAATTTCCCGGGAAACAGCCCGCCGGGATATTATCGAGCTGGAAAACCAGGGCGCGGCAAGGCGTGTACATGGCGGCCTTGTGGCGCTGGATTCCTCTACTTCCGAACCCTCACTCAAAGAGCGCAGAACCCGGCTGGAACGGGAAAAGCGCGCCATTGCCCGCGCCACGGTGCTGCAACTGCAACAGGGGCAAACAGTGTTTATGGACGCAGGTACCACAACAACGGCTCTGGCAGAGGAACTCTGCACCATGCCTGGGCTCACCATCGTGACCAACAGCCTGCGCGCCGCCATCATTTTGAGTGAAAGGGACGAAGATAAAAAAAACGACAGCACAGTGGTGCTGGTGGGAGGCCGCATCCTTGCCGGACGGGAGCAGACCTGCGGCGAGGGTGTGATTGAAGAAATTCAGCGCTGGCGAGTAGATATGGCAATTCTTTCGCCCGTGGGGCTGGATGCACACCACGGGGCAAGCAGCTTTTTGCCGGAAGAAGCCGCCGTGGCACGCTGCATGGCGCAACGCGCCAGCAGGCTGTGCATACTCGCTGATCACACAAAGCTTGGCGTTATCAGCCGGATAAACTACGCCTCACCTCGCGAAATTTCCATGCTCATTACCGATGCCGCAGCTTCGGATTTGCCATGTCTGAAGGAGCTGAAAGAAATTTTGCCCAAAGTCATTCTGGCCTGA
- a CDS encoding TRAP transporter substrate-binding protein — translation MERREFLKTAGMGATAAVAATTGIMGATEARAAKAPIKWRMQTYAGAALAEFVIKPQIDAFNKAANGEMVIELYTSDQLVPTSELFRAVQNGTIDAVQCDEDSMSSPADVAIFGAYFPFATRYSLDVPALFEHWGLNDIWKEAYGEIKGVEWLGAGSWDPCNFATTKPIRSLADLKGKRVFSFPTGGKFMSQFGVVPVTLPWEDIQVALQTGELDGVCWSGITEDYTSGWAEQCKYYLTNNICGAWIGSYFANSKKWAEVPEHLKTLFKLTCDSSNYFRQHWYWWGEAHYRATGGKMELTSIPDAEWGTVEEAAHKFWDETAKKSPRCAKVVDILKKYNAEMAVAGRPYRY, via the coding sequence ATGGAGAGGCGTGAATTTTTGAAGACAGCGGGTATGGGCGCCACGGCGGCGGTTGCCGCCACAACTGGCATCATGGGGGCCACTGAGGCAAGGGCCGCCAAGGCTCCCATCAAGTGGCGCATGCAGACCTACGCGGGTGCGGCGCTTGCCGAGTTTGTCATCAAGCCGCAGATCGACGCCTTCAACAAGGCCGCCAATGGCGAAATGGTCATCGAACTTTACACCTCCGACCAGCTGGTTCCCACCAGTGAGCTTTTCCGCGCTGTGCAGAACGGCACCATTGACGCCGTGCAGTGCGACGAAGACTCCATGTCTTCCCCTGCCGATGTGGCCATCTTTGGCGCGTATTTTCCCTTTGCCACCCGCTATTCGCTCGATGTGCCCGCTCTTTTTGAACACTGGGGCCTGAACGACATCTGGAAAGAAGCCTACGGCGAGATCAAGGGCGTTGAATGGCTTGGCGCAGGCTCCTGGGATCCCTGCAACTTTGCCACCACCAAGCCTATCCGCAGCCTTGCCGACCTGAAAGGCAAGCGCGTGTTCTCCTTCCCCACGGGCGGCAAGTTCATGAGCCAGTTTGGCGTGGTGCCTGTTACCCTGCCCTGGGAAGACATTCAGGTGGCCCTGCAAACCGGCGAGCTGGACGGCGTGTGCTGGTCGGGCATTACAGAAGACTACACCTCCGGCTGGGCAGAGCAGTGCAAGTATTACCTCACCAACAACATCTGCGGCGCGTGGATCGGTTCGTACTTTGCCAACAGCAAAAAGTGGGCTGAAGTGCCGGAACACCTCAAAACTCTGTTTAAGCTCACCTGCGACAGCTCCAACTATTTTCGCCAGCACTGGTACTGGTGGGGCGAAGCTCACTACCGCGCCACCGGCGGCAAGATGGAACTGACCTCCATTCCCGATGCTGAATGGGGCACTGTTGAAGAGGCCGCCCACAAGTTCTGGGACGAAACAGCCAAGAAAAGCCCGCGCTGCGCCAAGGTTGTGGATATCCTCAAAAAGTACAATGCCGAAATGGCTGTTGCGGGCCGCCCGTACCGTTATTGA
- a CDS encoding TRAP transporter small permease subunit, protein MPNWIKLFVRYVDAVNRLVGRGVLYLVFVMMGILLYSAISRYCFDAPVIWGVEMAQFTMVAYYILGGGFALLTNSHVRMDVFYGRWKWRKQAKMDVLTSVFLVAYLALLFYGCVSSTWYSIEFDQHNNSAWAPALAPIKIIMGIGIFLTLLQAFSEFFKALARSRGLLLGEEVPERLIVESGYVEPEAEPQLVGVVADPVASPQVLAPAQALGGSR, encoded by the coding sequence ATGCCAAACTGGATCAAGCTGTTTGTCAGGTATGTGGATGCGGTTAACCGCCTGGTGGGGCGGGGGGTTCTTTATCTTGTGTTCGTCATGATGGGCATTTTGCTCTACTCGGCCATATCCCGTTACTGTTTTGATGCTCCGGTGATCTGGGGCGTGGAAATGGCCCAGTTCACCATGGTGGCCTACTACATCCTTGGTGGCGGTTTTGCCCTGCTTACCAATTCGCACGTGCGTATGGATGTGTTCTATGGCCGCTGGAAGTGGAGAAAACAGGCAAAGATGGACGTGCTCACGTCTGTTTTTCTGGTCGCATACCTTGCCCTCCTGTTCTACGGCTGTGTTTCAAGCACATGGTATTCCATAGAGTTTGACCAGCACAACAATTCTGCATGGGCTCCTGCTCTGGCCCCCATCAAGATCATCATGGGCATTGGCATTTTTCTTACGCTGTTGCAGGCCTTTTCAGAATTTTTCAAGGCGCTGGCGCGCTCACGCGGCCTGCTGCTTGGCGAGGAAGTGCCCGAGCGTCTTATTGTAGAAAGCGGTTATGTGGAACCAGAAGCGGAGCCTCAGCTTGTTGGTGTTGTGGCTGATCCGGTTGCTTCGCCGCAGGTTCTTGCTCCGGCGCAAGCGCTTGGCGGCTCGCGGTAA
- a CDS encoding TRAP transporter large permease subunit, giving the protein MFDLTFTLSHEGIALMLFASMGMLMLTGQRVFAAIGFTGAIAALFLWGTGGSQMAFNASITLMKWFPMITLPLFIYMGYMLSESGIANDLYRMFHVWMGPLPGGLAIGTVILMVAISAMNGLSVAGMAIGATIAMPEMLKRGYDKRMVSGVIQAGSSLGIMMPPSVVMVLYGMIARQPVSSLWMAGIGPALMFAVILIGYIVIRCKLNPAMGPALPKEERESITSAEKWKSLWAGLLPLAIIFSVTGAFMTGITSLVESSAVGALVATIAALVKGRLTARVMRVVLVQTLSVSCMFMWIIMAALCFSSVFDGLGAVHAIKKLFIDGWNLSPWGVLIVMQLSYLFMGMFLDDTAMLIIVAPLYIPLVKALGFDPIWYGVLYTITCQIAYMTPPFGYNLFLMKAMAPKGVTLNDIYASIVPMVIIMLVGLVLVMLFPDIAMFLPRTFL; this is encoded by the coding sequence ATGTTCGATCTTACGTTCACTCTTTCTCACGAGGGCATTGCCCTGATGCTCTTCGCATCCATGGGAATGCTCATGCTCACCGGGCAGCGGGTGTTTGCGGCCATCGGCTTCACCGGGGCCATCGCGGCCCTCTTTCTGTGGGGTACCGGCGGTTCGCAGATGGCGTTCAACGCCAGCATCACGCTGATGAAGTGGTTCCCCATGATCACTCTGCCCCTGTTCATCTACATGGGCTACATGCTCTCGGAATCGGGCATCGCCAACGACCTTTACCGCATGTTCCACGTCTGGATGGGGCCTTTGCCCGGCGGCCTTGCCATCGGCACGGTCATTCTGATGGTGGCCATTTCCGCCATGAACGGCCTGAGCGTCGCGGGCATGGCCATCGGCGCAACCATCGCCATGCCGGAAATGCTCAAGCGCGGATATGACAAGCGCATGGTTTCGGGCGTTATTCAGGCAGGCAGCTCGCTGGGCATCATGATGCCACCAAGCGTTGTTATGGTGCTCTACGGCATGATCGCCCGTCAGCCTGTCAGCAGCCTCTGGATGGCCGGCATCGGCCCCGCCCTCATGTTTGCGGTGATACTCATTGGCTACATTGTCATCCGCTGCAAGCTCAATCCCGCAATGGGCCCTGCGCTGCCCAAGGAAGAACGCGAATCCATCACCTCGGCGGAAAAGTGGAAGAGCCTTTGGGCTGGTCTGCTGCCGCTTGCCATTATTTTTTCTGTGACCGGCGCGTTCATGACCGGCATCACCAGCCTGGTGGAAAGCTCCGCCGTGGGCGCTCTGGTGGCGACCATCGCAGCACTGGTCAAGGGGCGGCTCACGGCCAGGGTGATGCGCGTTGTCCTGGTGCAGACCCTCAGCGTGAGCTGTATGTTCATGTGGATTATCATGGCTGCCCTGTGTTTCAGCTCTGTTTTTGACGGCCTTGGCGCAGTGCATGCCATCAAGAAGCTCTTCATTGACGGCTGGAATCTCAGCCCCTGGGGCGTGCTTATCGTCATGCAGCTTTCGTATCTTTTCATGGGGATGTTCCTTGACGATACGGCCATGCTGATCATTGTGGCCCCGCTGTATATTCCGCTGGTCAAGGCGCTGGGTTTTGACCCCATCTGGTATGGCGTGCTCTACACCATCACCTGTCAGATCGCCTACATGACGCCGCCATTCGGGTACAACCTCTTTTTGATGAAGGCCATGGCTCCAAAGGGAGTCACGCTGAACGACATCTACGCCTCCATTGTGCCAATGGTCATAATAATGCTGGTGGGGCTGGTGCTGGTTATGCTCTTCCCTGATATCGCCATGTTCCTGCCCAGAACATTCCTGTAG